TTACGTACACAAGAACTAAAACGGAGCCTGCTAGGTTTGTAACAAGATGATAACCAAGAACCACCGAGTACAAATACTTAGACGCCCTTTCATTGATCTGGCTAGGACGCTTAAGATGATCTGTAATATTCTCAAGGTCGCGACGCCTATCCTCTGTCGGAGGCTTTATATTTAAGGAGCCCGTAAGATGTCTAATTTTGCTATGGGGAAAGACGAAGTTGCTAAAATGAGAGAAGTAGAGATCGAGAAAAGAAGTGAAGACTTCTCCACCGAGGAACATGAGGATAGTGATGATGATCAGTTGAGTATTGGAAAAGACCTCCATGTCAATGGTGGACATGGAAGATACAGTGATTGCAGAGACTGAAGTGAAGAAGAGATCCAAGTCATGAGGACGTGAAGTAGTTCTTGGCTTTGAGACCTTGAGTGCCAAGAACCCTAAAAGCGAAAAGGAAAAGAAGTAGAAGAAGTAGATGAAGAAAGGGGAACGAAATTTAGCAAGTTGCAAACGAATTTTTGCTAATTGTGCCAGAACTCTCtccattttgtttttattttagaatcgGTTTAGGAATTTATCATTGGGCATAGGTTATATATATACCGGATGATAATCCGCACGAATGCGTGTAGTGAATTTTTATACTAATGTTAATTCATTAATTGGATTTAACATTTTGCAATACTACTAtctttatcgattgtaaaatgacaaatacaaatattgatctcttaaatgtatcatcgttATTGAAAAGTTAAGGTATTAcaattcatttaatttttttaatgatttcatatacacaaaagaaattaagttttgcgggtGACACAATCACAAAAACCAGATAGGCAACATTGATTGTAAAATGACAAAAGGGGATTATGTTTTCttctctcgatttgtttactattgaatctccataagtgattttattttctacctctataaaattgtgtttttgtttatgtttcattgatatgtgttttgtttttttttttaacttcttctatgaattcggtgaattacataagtgtcaatttaaaaaaaatagtcatTTGTAAAAAAGTAATTCCACTccatatacatatctaagaatcaattttttgaagaaaatcgcCGGCAAATTCTATTCACAGATTAGTGTTCAAATGTAATATATCAAgatgttatagaatataagtgcaaactcgaaatataaatgtctgtcTAGAATATATTCATCAGTTCAGtctaaaaattatctaattctaaaacaacaaaataaattacttattttattaacttaCTTTTTTGAAGATTAGTTATTTAAGAGATgcttttgaggtttagttaTTTAAGAGTACGCCGATAAAAAAATGGGTGGTTGGTAAAATTATGAGGATATCTTTGAATGGGTGGTTGGTACAGTTGGGAAACTCTCATGTATCATGGAAGTCGAAGAAGCATGATGTATTCTAGAGAGATGGATTTGTATTGTACAGACGGTTCATATCGGAGCTAATCTTATGTTTCATGAGCGTAAAACATGTGGAGTTAGACTATTACTTTATTAGAGATGACATAAAAAACTGAAATCGTTCGAACAAAGTATATATCCACCACGGTACAGTTggcaaatatttttttcaaaatacttgTTGGTCGTCCTTTCCATACACTATAATTCAAGTTGAACATTTGTGATCTTCATGCTCTATTTAAAGGAggatataaagatatatatcatatttagttTATTGTTAGTTAGATTGTATTCTTATTATTAGGATTATgttcttatatatatgattgCTAAGAAtgtttgtaaattttttgaaagCAATAAGATAATTCTTTTCCAGAACTTTAAAATGTCGACCTAGTTTATCATTTAAGGGACTCAATCACACACAAAAACTGAGTGATCATTTGGTAACGGTTTGTCACGTGGGAATgatgttaaagggtgaggtcatGGGTTCGAGactcaccaacaacctaattatagAGTCAGAGAGAACACATAATGGAGGGGTTGGAGTCGGTGTGCTGCGAGCCTGGGGCCCACGGGGCGGGTTGTCGATGAGTCTCGAACCCAGAACCTCACCATTTAACAGCATTCTCACATGACAAACTGTCACTAATTGATACatcttgtataaatatttaaacttaaattatatttctccGTAGAGTTGTGGTAGTATTCTTTTAAAGAGAAAGTTATGGTCGTTGATATAaatatctcctatatattaattgaggatcaTTTAAAAGTTGTAACTCTAagttgtactaattaaaaagagacCATGCTTAGGTGTCATTTAGTTAGGACTAACTGATTTTCCGgtgctcatgcacggatataaatatttataaagtaatattataataattgattgctatttattttaaattaatttataatttgtatgcataatttatattaataatattatattattttagtcaCACCTATATGAGTGTGCAGTGATGCCGCTTCAATAAGCTGAGACTTGGCTTTGTATGAGCTCATGAATGGATAGGGACACATGGTTTATAATAGTATCAGATACAAACACTTAGAGTAGTATGGAAATACGTGTGTATTATCTTCATGTGCTCAAAATGGGTTGAGGGATTCAATCCTCTCGAGCATTTGGAATGTGCAATACAATAAGATGAAAAATCAATTCTTagtaacatttttatttatgcaTGAGTTTGATATGTGTTAATTATTTAGTGAATCTATGATTACACTTAAATGGGGGAGGATTGTTGGATATTTACGTGAATCTTTGCAACTATTATAGTGAAGCCTTGTAATTGTTTAGATGAACAAATGCAACTGTTTGTGATTATAACTACTAGTGATGAACAGATGCAACTTATGGTGATAAACCATTGCAACCGTTGATGATTAAAACCTTTGGTAAAGAACTATTATGACTTTTGGTTAACCATTGCAATTGTTGGAGTTAATAGTTGCAACTCTTGGACCATTACAACTGTTGGTGTTGTCCATTGTAACTGTTGATGCTAACCATTGCAACTGTTGATGTTAACCATTGCAACCTTTAATACTCTATATAAAGAGTTGTAGGCAATGGAAAAATAACAATTTCATAACTTGAATCACAAGAAAATCTGAAACTaattaatagagagagagagaaagattcATTGTTCAAAGATCATCAAAGATCTTTGAATAACCACATATAAGCATTAAAGCTCTATTTGTTATTCTTGTATCTTAACCTAGAACAACAGTGAGACTTTGATTGTTTATCATACAAAGAGATTTCGTGTAACCTAAAGTTTGGAATATGGTCGAAATACTCTTTAAGGAAAGCACGGCAATTCAATCATTATCCAAGTATATAATTCACAATTATTCGGGTTACAATccaaataacaaacaaaaacgaGGGCAAATATATCATCTAGATCCTACGCATATGCTTTGTGGTTCGAAAAAACTCTTTCCATTATATTATTTCCATAATATACTATAAATCAAGCGAAAAAAGACAAGAGGTGATATTCGAAGCCACTTATCAAATCTAGTAATATGCTAGATAGATAGTCTTCCTGCCTAAAATTAATTGGTGATAAATGAATTGGtctatttatcttatatattagttagaattttttctaattttcgaAGTAAAACATTTGTCCATAATATGTTTCCTCAAGATGATGGTTCTTTGAGcgtcaattttaaaatatttgggcAAGGATCGATAGGTCGACTTTGAGCTTGATTGAAGGGTCGACTTTGGGCTTAATCGATAATGGATTgggtttgattgtttgaatcgGGCTTTGATACCATTTTAATCTAGATTGACTTTCAACTTAAAACAAATTGGGGACAAGTAGATTGAcacatctatcttatatattacttaaaagTCCATTTGAACTTTCGATCTGGGACCTTTGTTCCTAGTATGCCCATTCTATATAATGGCTCTTTAAGGCTCAATCTCATAATTTTTGGGCAAAGATCGATGGGTCGATTTTGGACTGGATCGATAATGAATCGGGTTAGACTGTTTGGATCGAATATTGATACCATGTTAATCTAGATGGACTTTTAACCTAAAACAAATTAGTGATAGTGGATTGGTCCATttacttatatattatttccgaTGTGGAATTTGTCCCTAATGTCTTGCATGTTGTATAATCAAAGAAATGTAACACTAGCAAAGTAATTTTTACATCTTAAAAAAACGATGAAAGATGTAACTGTATTTATAACACATCGACTTTTTAAATATGATGGCATGTGTGAAAaggttttgaaagaaaattatttgattactTATTTTCCAAAACTCAAACCTATTGATATAAAGAAAAGTTTACAAGGTACAAATACATTTTAAAGATAACTGTTAACACAATAAAGAAACTGAAATAATTTTGAAGAAGAAGTGGAGAGTAACGAGTCTTTTTTAAGAAGTATTATAGGCTagctaataaatatattatgtctTATAaaattccatttttatatataataatgtattttgaaatttcaaaaaaaaaacactaatttagttattgTAACTTATCTATTTAAATCATTTATCCGGTAAAATTCTAGAGTTAATAATGATTGAACTAAAGTAATGAAACGATGAATGACCTATCATGTAGTTGATTTTTAACATTTATGTGAGTGTGGACAAAGTATGGAGAAAGATGATGTAGTAATTGGAGAGTTACTAAACAAGTCTTTCAAGCTTCCAAAAATATAACTCACCAACCGTCGCACGAGATGAGTTCAACGGACCAAGTGAACGGGTGTAGAAGACTTGAAGGTCAAGGGCATTACAAGTAATATCAGTATGGGGTGTCTTCCTATTTCTGATccgtgatagaccatggatttgacccattttcatccatggtttataggtgtttttactaataactattatattatagagtctatttattatatttataagatcatgagtgatttggagataagtgatgattttggagtattttggagatatttgaagcaagcacccgagatgaccatcgagcttgatattggagaggaataatcgatcgatgttcatatcttaacatcgatcgacagcgaagcgcgcagaaagtcCGCTTGGTCACAGctgacttgaagcccaagtcttcatcAATCTACAAGATTACTCctaacgagttttaacctaattatataagctttgccaccatgctAGAGGCAGAGtgtgcttttcttgttttattattttcacagcaaggttttctaggattttgatagattggagagaagatccaaagttataatttgtgattggaactccattaatatctatttactattttaatgaaattttcttatctaactgctgttatgaattgcttagccatgtctgagtagttccattgttatattttagggtttaaataggttaggagggattagccccaactatagattgctgcgttgtggtaattgtcattatgattgttcattaatgcatgtctctagattagctacctggAACTTGacctaggattgatagataaaagcgagagcttcattctcatcctgaaaatattctaactgagctatgtttcttgctatgagtaagacgagagctgatctagtgagcttagtaagctatcattcaacatgcgcataaagcttaactagaagcgcgtcgatcgatatcataattgaataatcgatcgatggagcgaaaggtgtatcgatcgatatccctatattATTGTCGATTGACACTTTCTAATTGGTCGacatacgatagttgagatcattagatctagttaatagataAGTTTAAACATGCGAAAGCTGATAGACTTGTTGACCAAGTAGTtcagctttacattatcatgcatgcaactcattaggcatctgtaggattgtaatcccaagtttcctgaataaaaatcctaagtctaactattttctttttaagcaccaaaacctcaaccaatcaattgaacaaacacttgttcaatataaaactgcaatttacatttaaatctctaTAACTATCTAgcttaaaaaatcatattagatttcttaggtttcCTAGCTCTTTATGAATTTGATCCATAaatactacaactcgacctcttatttaatagagtataaatcacttcataggataatttgagtggtatcaatccAGGAGGCAGTCTTGGTATACAAAAAGGACGTTGGCTTTGTGAGAGAGATGATTGTAACATTTCTGATTTCTAATATACGATGGTATACACTGAAAGACTAAAAAGTAATTTCGTTACATATGTCACTAAGGTGCATTTATTTTTCTGTTCACTTATCCacaaaaactcataaattaagCATGTTTGACATAGAACAACAGTAGAATGATGTGTGACTGAATGGAAATTTTTTGGTGATATCATTTAAGTTTGGCCAAAAAATGGAAACTGAAAAAACGATGATTGCAAagttaataaatacaaaaaaagttaataaataCGTTTTTGCACCTTCAAAAAAATAACGCACTGAACATAGCAAGGGATATAGCTCATGGATCGAGTGAGAGTTTGTGGGAAACAAATTAATCGTAGATGGTTGGGATGGTTATATTTTCTTCCTTTGTATACCTTTTTaatagttctttttataacGACTACTTTATTAACTTATTTTGAGAAGTTACAAAATCATGGTGAAGATCTAATGTTATAGATCTTGGAACATAATAATGTTATAAACctgtggaagcaccgtagcctattggttaaggtttaaaggcttttACACCCAGGTCTGGAgttcgaatcccagactatgcaatttattgcaaATTACAGGtaatccaggtttcaagtcccggagagaGAGGTTTATTAAACAATTGTGCAGACTACAGAGGAAAGACTTGCaagagatcttcaacatggtgcaagtaaatatggccaggcgtggatcttcataggacggctcaggtgatgcagttaggcgtagatcttcataaggcaggtagtattgtcggttgtcgaatcgtctatgtaatctttcctatatcataattgtaagatcataataaatcagcgttaaaaaaaaataatgaaaccaaaacaaattactAAAAGGAATATCTTGTTTGGCAAGCTTGTCTACaactttgtttctttctcttccaATCCAagtaaattcaatttcttcaaatCATTGTTTCCACCACAAAGCCTCCCTTATCCAGTTATAAGCATGAAAGTGAAGATCTCTTCTGTTAAGTAAATCAATCGCCTTCTGACAATCTCCTTCTATAATCACTCTCTTATATCCTCTTCCGAAGCAGTGTTGCATAGCCATAATAATTTCTTGAAATTCGCTTTCCAAAGGGTTACTGACTTTTCCTCCATTACCTTGACACGCTCCCTGATAAACTCCATTTTCATCACGTATAATCCATCCTGCCTTACTCGGTAACTCATTATTCACAAATGACCCATAAACATTGCATTTAACCCATCCAATATAAGGCATTTGCCAATGTTGATTCTGATGTGTAGAGCGTACTCTCGCATTCCCATGAGCCATGTGATCACTTTGTGTACTACAATGTTCTGACCATTCATTAGCATCTTTCCGAGCATGTTGCAAGATAATTCTCCAATTGATTTGTTTGTGCTGGAACATCAGTATATTTCTACTCTTCCACAACCTCCACAATATCCAAAAAGGGTAATTAGCAAGATGCTTTAGCTGAGACAATAAGGAGCATCGAAGAACAGCTTCTATCTGATCTTCAAAAGTGGCCAGAGGGTTGATTATTATAGAATTTGTGATACCTGAGGCTCTCCAGACTTGTTGAGCATAGATACTGTCAAATAGAATATGCTTTTCagtctcttcaccttgacaacATCTACGGCATTAATCTTCATTAGTGCTATTTTTAACACATAAAATCGAAATAAAAGTGGattaataacatattataagcaaaacaataactgtgtgaaataaaaaaagtatagctcctttaaattcaaaaaaaaatagttgcataataaaagaaattgaaGGTTATTTGACTCTCTAAATTGTAAATGTTGTTCTAGATGCGACCAGCACGTGAGTGAGACTTGCTGGTGGTTCGTTCCTGGAAGTTTCTTCTCATCTTCAAGGTCGTCTAATGCAGAGCTCTCATGGCGGCGAAAGTGGTGACACTCGGATGCTTATATTGCTTGCTCGAGAAGACTAATACGCTAAGCCGAAATGACTTGCAGTGATTCAGTCTCTTCGAAACAGAGATCAACTTATCGAGCTGTAACAAAACCGAATACGGCACATTTATCTAGAAATAGATTTTCAAAGTCCTCTTTCAGCAATGAGAGGCGGTTCTCAAGAACGTGAGTGCTCTGCTAAATGCATGAAAGCAGGTATGGAGAAAAGAGTTTTTTTCATTAACACTTGGCATCATACTACAGTTTCATCGCTTTGTCGTCTCTACGGATCTGTCGACTTAATAGCGATAGATCAGATGGGTTAGCGTTTTTAACATAAACGTATAGAGGAATAAGGAATCTTAATTGATGCTTTGATTATATTGAGAAGATTGATAAATCAAATAATCAAACTTGAAGCTGAAGGTTTATCGTCGAGAAAAGTATACatggtttgaatattttttaaaggaatgttagtgtgaacgcattaaaTGCACAGTTTTGGTGAAAAACGTTCTCTGTGTGATAGCTAAgcgttttactaaataaaaagtTTCTCGTGAAGCCACGTCACCACGTCATATTCCTTGTCAATAAACTTTTAAGGTAAGTTTTAAAAATGCTTCTTctttaatatatagaggatgGTTTGTATATTGATAGTGCGAATGAATAAATTTACTACAATTAGAtcctaataaatatatttttccttatCCTACCAAACGAATGTGGCCTTTTACCGGTGAGTAAAAATTCAAgacatttcaaaaattaacaaaactaaAACATGACTTTGGTTCTAACCTGACTTGCTATGGCATCAGCGCAAATTTTGCATATCCTGGGATAATGGACTAAAATCCAGCTCTTAGAATAAATATGCAAGAGGCGATAATAAGCTAACTCGGACGTAAAAACTGGTCAGAATATGAATTCAGGGCATTGGTTCTCATTAGGGATCGGATTAGGGTaatttttgacatatatatgaCCTGACATAAACTCTTCCTGCAGTAATTTTATTCCATCTGGTATTTAATGGCTACATAGATACAATAGCAATACTAACTTACTAGCTTAAAACCCGCACAATTGCGCgggatgaatgttatatataaaaataatttttatctattattatatatttgtattcatttacgtattatatatataattaaattagagtaaacatataaatcaaaacaatacaccttgtttatttacgatactttttagtaaataaaaaaaaatcattttatttattttatatggcatataactaaatttcaatgacatgaacatagataaatagtatattttaatataaatatttattattgagaatttatACTCGtgtgataaacacaaaatttttaatatgcaatttttaatgcaaatttcaaaattaaaatattaaggtttcactattttttcaatacaaaatttctaaattatcatatctaagtatttttctatgttatatagtttaattttaaactatattaatatataatatgaatgtctagtaaatgagactttatattcatatgatttatgatcatttgtatcttgttattaccaaaaaagttaaaccattgatcacaaaattttagtgtgagacatttaacgttTAGTAagttatagtcgttttaaaaattcaaaatataacatataagaatttttttttattatatgattaatgtggttgtttaatatctttcaacaatataaaatttaacaaaaaagagctaagatacaaaaaattattatcaaatatttattattcacaatcattaattatcatatatatgttaaccatattaggcaattccgtactttttatttaagaaaagtgcgagaatattattttgtacactatttatcaatttaataggtagtttaataaaaaaatatgtgaaccatcatatttctctaatatggttaatgtgattaatatgattaatgtggttgtttaatatctgttaataatataaaatttaacaaaaaggagctaagatacaaaaattattatcaaatatttattattcataatcattaattgtcatatatatgttatctatattaggcaattctgtagcttttatttaaggaaatgcgagaatattcttttgtacactatttatcaatttaatagttagtttaataaaaagtataatataagttaagatggaccaactcATTTATCTaagaattctgaatttcattctcatggtgacacgtggctacaaaacaatgtcgtaatgtttctcaattaatatataagggattataaAGGAACTTTACATTTTTCAGCCAATTATCATACAAGCAGCTGATTATAATTATCCACAAGTACGATATAGTtcacttttttttggtaaagagAGGTCTTCtaagcataatatatataaatcattagGGCCAGGCATCTTCATATcgtgaatatatatttaacacCATGAGCTTAAAGTTGAGTCATGAATGCATACTTGTGGTTTCCGGGTTGT
The nucleotide sequence above comes from Brassica napus cultivar Da-Ae chromosome A9, Da-Ae, whole genome shotgun sequence. Encoded proteins:
- the LOC106358873 gene encoding sodium transporter HKT1-like, which gives rise to MERVLAQLAKIRLQLAKFRSPFFIYFFYFFSFSLLGFLALKVSKPRTTSRPHDLDLFFTSVSAITVSSMSTIDMEVFSNTQLIIITILMFLGGEVFTSFLDLYFSHFSNFVFPHSKIRHLTGSLNIKPPTEDRRRDLENITDHLKRPSQINERASKYLYSVVLGYHLVTNLAGSVLVLVYVTFVKTAKVVLSSKEISPVTFSIFTTVSTFGNCGFVPTKENMVIFRKNSGLLWLLIPQIFMGNTLFPCFLFLLIWGLDKITKREEFGYILKNHKTMGYSHLLSLRLCVLLGLTVLGFVMIQFFVFCTFEWNSVSLEGMNPYEKLVGSLFQVVNSRHTGENIVDLSTLSPAILVLFIVMM